One window of Vespa velutina chromosome 2, iVesVel2.1, whole genome shotgun sequence genomic DNA carries:
- the LOC124946606 gene encoding uncharacterized protein LOC124946606: MRAIYKFVLLISCCSLICHAEDSKINAKEAKQIAAGEKRLGDHIRAILKHYQQYDPVGLPGVPIPDPMPVPDMKHSFSMYTMNFKEINVYGLSKFRIEHIKSELALMQVSAALSITRLDIRGLYTLASWLSRSAGNFTVILTGVNVEGVARLEVGVDGKLQAQNIDMDLTFENIDMDFKNLGFLGSVFQGVINSVGAFIFDSIKPFILKEVNTNMRGEVNKQISQLPQYFPNSISPFDMAVAEGRRQVSQMGYDPFKVKDYSQNVGIFTVTSSHTWITGLGSFYRMGNITLTMENGTVYAVLDIGTQEIEGRTHWEVSVIGGVLSRAGTVSFTVQYFRVQLNLSQPLDTRKRPTLEELDLELGNIQARIHGAGTLDYVMEASINIIPNLLRYQIMDAIEGPLKKRIQEELNKIDVEKLINEKIPEIEEQARLMQGLSPSDEIILEDPVPLQIPDDLTPFSESEEERGPS, from the exons ATGCGAGCTATTTACAAATTTGTCCTCCTTATTTCTTGTTGTTCCTTGATTTGCCACGCCGAGGATTCCAAAATCAACG CGAAAGAAGCGAAACAAATCGCCGCCGGTGAAAAACGCCTTGGAGATCATATTCGTGCGATCTTGAAACATTATCAGCAATATGATCCAGTTGGTTTACCCGGTGTTCCAATACCCGATCCCATGCCAGTACCAGATATGAAACATTCTTTTTCCATGTATACAATGAATTTCAAAGAGATCAACGTTTATGGATTATCCAAATTTCGTATTGAACATATCAAATCTGAATTGGCACTGATGCAG GTTTCGGCAGCATTGAGTATTACAAGACTCGATATTCGTGGATTATATACCCTTGCATCTTGGCTTTCAAGATCAGCCGGCAATTTTACTGTAATATTAACAGGAGTTAACGTTGAAGGCGTTGCAAGATTGGAAGTTGGAGTTGATGGTAAATTACAAGCACAGAACATCGACATGGATTTAACTTTCGAGAACATCGATATGGATTTCAAGAATCTTGGCTTTTTGGGATCCGTTTTTCAAGGTGTTATCAATTCTGTTGGCGCTTTTATATTCGACAGTATTAAACCATTCATTTTAAAGGAAGTTAACACCAATATGAG agGCGAGGTAAACAAGCAAATATCTCAGTTACCGCAGTATTTCCCAAATTCTATATCACCGTTCGATATGGCAGTAGCCGAGGGTCGTAGACAAGTTTCACAAATGGGTTACGATCCATTTAAGGTAAAGGATTATAGCCAAAACGTTGGTATTTTTACCGTGACATCATCGCACACTTGGATCACCGGATTAGGAAGTTTCTATCGTATGGGTAACATCACGCTTACCATGGAAAATGGCACg GTATATGCGGTTTTGGATATTGGAACACAGGAGATCGAGGGAAGAACGCATTGGGAAGTAAGCGTAATTGGTGGCGTCCTGTCGAGAGCAGGTACAGTGTCCTTCACTGTTCAATACTTCAGAGTTCAACTGAATTTAAGTCAACCACTTGATACACGTAAACGACCAACATTGGAAGAACTAGATTTGGAATTGGGTAATATACAAGCGCGAATACACGGTGCCGGTACTCTTGATTATGTTATGGAAGCGAGCATCAATATAATTCCAAATCTTTTGAg gtatcaAATAATGGATGCGATCGAGGGACCTCTCAAAAAACGAATAcaagaagaattaaataaaatagacgTCGAGAAACttattaatgagaaaatacCAGAAATAGAGGAACAAGCCAGGCTAATGCAAGGA